In Spirochaeta thermophila DSM 6578, the DNA window CCTTCACCTTCAATGATCCCGACGGCGATGGTCAGAACGACACAGTGGGTATGACGCTGCCGTTCCAGGTGCCCGTGAACGAGTTCGACTACTACAACCGGTTCATCATGCAGGGCGCCTACTTCGATTTCCAGAAGAAGAACGGCAAGTGGGTGGATGGTTTCACCCAGCCCGAGATGAAGGCCGCCCTCCAGCGCTTCCAGCAGCTCTACTCCGAGGGTCTCCTGGACAGGGAATTCTTCACCAACAAGACCTCCACGGCCCGCACCAAGATCTATGAGGGGCAGGCCGGTTTCATGGAGTACTGGGCCGGCACCTGGGGCACGAGGATGGATGCGAGCGCCAAAGCCTCGAATCCCAACGCCGAGGTGGTCTCTATTCCTCCCATCGAAGGGGCGCACTACGTGAGCAGGGTGGGCCCGGTGTTCGGTATCACCACTGCCGCGAAGAACCCCAAGGCGGTCTTCGATGCGATCATCGGCACCATGTGGGACAAGGGGAAGGGCCAGATGCTCTGGACCTTCGGAGTGGAAGGCCTGCACTACAAGACCGTGGGCGAGAACAAGATCGAGATGCTCCCGCAGCCGTCCAATCCTTCTACTCCCATGCAAAAGTCCTTCATCGATCCTCACCTGACCCTCAACGACTGGGCCTTGCCCATCGAGTTCGAGGAGAAGATGAAGCTCTCGGTGGATATCCACAACACGTACGCGGTGCAGCTCGGGATTCCCGAGGGCGGAGACCTCTTCTCGAAATATGTGGGTGAGATCAGGACGCTCAAGCAGGAGATCTTCTCCAAGATCGTGACCGGTGAGTACTCGGTGGACGAGGGGCTCAAGATGTACCAGCAGAAGGCAAAGGAACTCCACATCGACGAGGTCCTCGCGGAACTCAACGGCTGATGGCGGAAGCGATCCATGTCGAGGTGCCCTCCGGGGCACCTCGTTTTTTGCGCCACAGGACGAATGAAGGGAGGTTCAGATGCACGTGGATGTCACTACCCTCGGCGCCGATCCCACCGGTCTGAGGGAGAGCACGGACGCCTTCCGGGAGGCTCTCTCCAGGATAGAAGGGGCGGGAGGGGGGCGCCTCCACGTCCCGCCGGGGGACTACCTGGTCGGTCCCCTCCGGCTCTGTTCACACCTCGAGTTCGAAGTGGCACGGGGGGCGAGGATCCGTTTCGTCCAGGACCCCGACCGCTATCCTGTGGTCTTCACGAGGTGGGAAGGGGTCGAGTGCCACGCCTATGCTCCCATGATCTTCGTGGAGGGTGCCGAGGACATACGGATCAGCGGGGGAGGGGTGATCGATGGCCAGGGAGATGCCTGGTGGAGGATGTATCGAGACTACCGGGAGGGGAGAGTCACCCGTTTTCCCTTCTCGTCGGTGGAGGAGATCGCGAGGAGGAACGCCCACCTGTCCACGAAGGCCTCCGGAGGAGGGGGGAGGGAATCCCACTTCCTCAGACCGCCCCTCCTCCAGGTGAAGGATTCCCGGCGGGTGGTGATAGAGGGGATCATCCTGCGGAACTCTGCCTTCTGGAATACCCACATCCTCTATTCCGACGAGGTGTGGATACGGGGCGTCTCTTTCGAGAACCCTCCCGACGCTCCCAACACGGACGGGCTCAATGTGGATTCCAGCAGGAACGTGCGCATCGAGGACTGTACGTTCGACGTGGGGGACGACTGTCTGGGCCTCAAGTCGGGCATCGACGAGGACGGGAGGCGGGTGGGCAGACCCACCGAGCACGTGGTGATCCGGGGATGCATCATGCGCCGCGGCCACGGTGGGATCGTGTGCGGCTCGGAGATCGCGGGGGGAGTGAGGAACGTGGTGGTCACGGGGTGTATCTTCCAGGACACCGATCGTGGGATCCGGATCAAGTCACGAAGGGGAAGGGGCGGGTTCGTGGAGAACGTGATGGTTCATCAGATCGTCATGGAACGCGTGCTGGTTCCCCTGGTCGTCAACCTCTACTACCGGTGCGGGATAGATCCCGGGGAGGAAGAGACCATCTCCCGGCTCGCGTCCCTCCTACCCCTCCCCGTGGACGAGACCACGCCCGCGGTACGGAACATCTCCATAAGTCAGGTGTTCGCCACCGGGGTGAAGTCCTCGGCCGGATTCCTCCTCGGGCTCCCGGAGCGGCCCATAGAGGGGCTGATGCTGAGCGATTATCGGGTGGTGATGGACGAGGAAGGCCAGGAGGGGGAACCGGCCATGGCGTTCTTCCCCACCGCCACGCGTCGGGGAGGCTTCCGAGGGAGGTATCTCAAGAATGCAGAGTTCAGGGGTGTACGGATCGAAGGGGCGGAGGAGCCGGTTTTCCTGGTGGAAGATTCTTCTTCGATACGCTGCGTCGACTGAGGTGATGGAGACGGGTCGATCCCTCTTGTCCCGGCCCGTCGTGCTACGAAACTCGACGATGAAGGGGGAGCGTGCGCTCCCCCTTCCCTTGATTTCCCGGAACAGGCTTCAACGTTCCACTCGGGCGGAGCCACCTTTGACGATCTTCTCCACCTCGGCCTTGGACGCCATGGAGGTGTCGCCCGGCGTGGTCATGGCGAGCGCCCCGTGTGCCGCCCCGTAGTTCACACATGTCTGGGGATCGAGCCCCTCCAGGAAGCCGT includes these proteins:
- a CDS encoding extracellular solute-binding protein; translated protein: MRKLVCAALSLLVAATVWAGPQAEQQAGAAQIKEIDIVLDRILMPEDGLDQWIAEYEKLFGIKLNVTKPPHNQYSQILGTMFAANDLPDICEIQTADYVPYAKSGKLVPLEDFIKASPVVKSIDSQYYEAYRLKDGHIYGFPTYKGGGCVGYIRKDWLDTLGLKVPTTWDEFVTVLKAFTFNDPDGDGQNDTVGMTLPFQVPVNEFDYYNRFIMQGAYFDFQKKNGKWVDGFTQPEMKAALQRFQQLYSEGLLDREFFTNKTSTARTKIYEGQAGFMEYWAGTWGTRMDASAKASNPNAEVVSIPPIEGAHYVSRVGPVFGITTAAKNPKAVFDAIIGTMWDKGKGQMLWTFGVEGLHYKTVGENKIEMLPQPSNPSTPMQKSFIDPHLTLNDWALPIEFEEKMKLSVDIHNTYAVQLGIPEGGDLFSKYVGEIRTLKQEIFSKIVTGEYSVDEGLKMYQQKAKELHIDEVLAELNG
- a CDS encoding glycoside hydrolase family 28 protein; this translates as MHVDVTTLGADPTGLRESTDAFREALSRIEGAGGGRLHVPPGDYLVGPLRLCSHLEFEVARGARIRFVQDPDRYPVVFTRWEGVECHAYAPMIFVEGAEDIRISGGGVIDGQGDAWWRMYRDYREGRVTRFPFSSVEEIARRNAHLSTKASGGGGRESHFLRPPLLQVKDSRRVVIEGIILRNSAFWNTHILYSDEVWIRGVSFENPPDAPNTDGLNVDSSRNVRIEDCTFDVGDDCLGLKSGIDEDGRRVGRPTEHVVIRGCIMRRGHGGIVCGSEIAGGVRNVVVTGCIFQDTDRGIRIKSRRGRGGFVENVMVHQIVMERVLVPLVVNLYYRCGIDPGEEETISRLASLLPLPVDETTPAVRNISISQVFATGVKSSAGFLLGLPERPIEGLMLSDYRVVMDEEGQEGEPAMAFFPTATRRGGFRGRYLKNAEFRGVRIEGAEEPVFLVEDSSSIRCVD